One region of Carassius gibelio isolate Cgi1373 ecotype wild population from Czech Republic chromosome A1, carGib1.2-hapl.c, whole genome shotgun sequence genomic DNA includes:
- the LOC128016075 gene encoding BTB/POZ domain-containing protein KCTD12-like — MDKSRADASQQFPEIIELNVGGQVYVTRHSTLLSVPNTLLWTMFSQKKPAELTTDSKGRYFLDRDGFLFRYILDYLRDQTLVLPDYFKEKASLLKEAEYFQLQELAKRLRPSVSKENSISEEVCQSDPEEAALACMSISSTGPRSPSLDARKSGYITIGYRGSYTIGRDIQQDAKFRRVARITVCGKTSLAKEVFGETLNESRDPDRLPERYTSRYYLKYNFLEQAFDRLAEMGFHMVACSSTGTCAYASNDPNEDKIWTSYTEYVFCRE; from the coding sequence ATGGACAAGAGTCGCGCGGACGCTTCCCAGCAATTCCCCGAAATTATTGAGCTGAATGTCGGGGGGCAAGTTTACGTTACTCGCCACTCAACTTTACTCTCCGTGCCCAATACTTTACTTTGGACCATGTTCAGTCAGAAAAAACCCGCGGAACTTACCACCGACAGCAAAGGACGCTACTTTTTGGACAGGGACGGCTTTCTGTTCAGATATATTTTGGATTACTTGCGGGACCAGACTCTGGTTTTGCCCGACTACTTCAAAGAAAAGGCGAGCCTTCTTAAAGAGGCAGAATATTTCCAACTTCAAGAGCTGGCAAAGCGCCTGAGACCGTCGGTCAGTAAGGAGAACTCCATCAGCGAGGAGGTGTGCCAGAGCGACCCGGAGGAGGCTGCGCTCGCCTGCATGAGTATCTCCAGCACCGGTCCTCGCTCTCCGTCCCTGGACGCGAGGAAATCCGGCTACATAACCATCGGGTACAGGGGCTCCTATACCATAGGACGAGACATCCAACAAGACGCCAAATTTCGACGGGTGGCGAGAATCACCGTGTGCGGGAAAACATCGCTCGCCAAAGAAGTTTTCGGGGAGACGCTGAACGAGAGCAGAGACCCCGACAGACTCCCAGAGAGATACACTTCTCGGTATTACCTCAAGTATAATTTCCTGGAGCAAGCCTTTGACAGGCTGGCGGAGATGGGCTTCCACATGGTCGCGTGTAGTTCCACGGGCACCTGCGCGTACGCGAGTAACGACCCCAACGAGGACAAAATCTGGACGAGTTACACCGAGTACGTCTTTTGCAGGGAGTGA